A window from Gopherus flavomarginatus isolate rGopFla2 chromosome 4, rGopFla2.mat.asm, whole genome shotgun sequence encodes these proteins:
- the ITGB1BP1 gene encoding integrin beta-1-binding protein 1 isoform X2, which produces MFRKGKKRHSSSSSQSSEISTKSKSVDSSLGGLSRSSTVASLDTDSTKSSGQSNSNSDTCAEFRVKYVGAIEKLKLDESKSLEGPLDLINYIDVAQQDGKLPFVPSEEEFIMGVSKYGIKVSTSDQYDVLHRHALYLIVRMVCYDDGLGAGKSLLALKTTDAGYEEYSLWVYQCNSLEQAQAICKVLSTAFDSVLTSEKS; this is translated from the exons atgttcagaaaagggaaaaaacgacacagcagcagcagctcccaaaGCAGTGAAATCAGTACTAAAAGCAAG TCTGTTGACTCCAGTCTTGGTGGACTTTCCAGATCGAGTACTGTGGCTAGTCTAGATACAGACTCCACTAAAAGTTCAG GACAAAGCAACAGTAATTCAGATACCTGTGCAGAATTTAGAGTTAAATATGTTGGTGCCATTGAAAAATTGAAACTTGATGAGAGCAAGAGTCTGGAGGGACCATTGGACTTGATAAATTACATAGATGTGGCACAG CAAGACGGAAAGTTACCTTTTGTTCCATCTGAAGAAGAGTTCATTATGGGAGTTTCTAAGTACGGTATTAAAGTCTCAACATCTGATCAGTAT GATGTTTTACATAGACATGCTCTGTATTTAATTGTGCGGATGGTCTGCTACGATGATGGTCTGGGAGCAGGAAAGAGTTTATTGGCTTTGAAGACGACAGATGCAGGTTATGAAGAATACAGTCTCTGGGTGTATCAGTGTAATAGTCTG GAACAAGCACAAGCTATTTGCAAAGTGTTATCAACAGCCTTTGACTCAGTTTTAACATCAGAGAAGTCTTGA